A single window of Channa argus isolate prfri chromosome 12, Channa argus male v1.0, whole genome shotgun sequence DNA harbors:
- the LOC137137452 gene encoding cornifelin-like yields MTTNVFVNQPPPTTTLIAVQPNQWSTGICDCFDDLNVCCFAFWCFPCFACHTTAEFGECCCLPLLDSVGVAAQLFGFPVLIPPVSMSMRVAVRFRYKIPGDMGNDCVYATFCNTCSWCQMAREIKRRKTTITAQAVQIGSQQLQLVNQSGIVCAQPVIPTAPQGIVTATLM; encoded by the exons atgacaacaaacGTGTTTGTCAACCAGCCGCCTCCAACTACAACTTTGATCGCCGTGCAGCCTAACCAGTGGAGCACGGGCATCTGCGACTGTTTCGATGATCTGAATGTCT GTTGTTTTGCATTCTGGTGCTTCCCTTGCTTCGCCTGCCACACCACTGCTGAGTTTGGAGAGTGTTGCTGTCTCCCTCTGCTGGATTCTGTGGGGGTTGCAGCGCAACTTTTCGGTTTCCCAGTATTAATCCCACCTGTTTCCATGTCCATGAGAGTTGCTGTGCGTTTCCGCTACAAAATCCCA GGAGACATGGGAAACGACTGTGTGTATGCCACTTTCTGCAACACCTGCTCATGGTGCCAGATGGCCAGAGAGATCAAGAGACGCAAAACCACTATCACTGCCCAGGCGGTGCAAATAGGTTCCCAACAATTACAGTTGGTCAACCAGAGTGGAATTGTCTGCGCTCAGCCAGTGATCCCAACTGCTCCTCAGGGGATCGTGACAGCCACACTCATGTGA
- the ugt5g1 gene encoding UDP glucuronosyltransferase 5 family, polypeptide G1, with translation MLTTFPMLLIRLCILLLVPTLCRGSRILVVPVDGSHWVNMEVMLRELHSRGHNITVLRSAKSWYIPSNSSIYTSINVHMLEDESNRDSFITLINDVMECRRSLTFTRTFCQQHLLTSLMWNAHHIIARSISLMLDDPVFIKKLQDARFDLMLTDPALNMGVFLGSYLKLPMVFNVRWINTGEGHFTIAPSPVSYVPVTTSELADQMGFMERTKNMLHYLHSVVEQHFLVSPAYSDLLQRHFPPGTDVLSLQRAADIWLVRTDFVFEFPRPTMPNVFYIGGFQCKKAKPLPAELEAFMESSGDHGVVVMSLGTLISALPPEVTEAIAAAFAQIPQKVVWKFLGERPASLGNNTLLVNWLPQNDLLGHPKTRAFVAHGGTNGVYEAIYHGVPVLGLPLLFDQFDNLLRLKMRGAARVVEAKSLTKEEFLEALKDILETPSYRKNMQHLSHLHHDQPVSPMDTAIFWIEYVIRNKGAAHLRSAGFNLPWYSYFNLDVAVFIMGLVGAFFWILVLVCRILCCGGFRRKIKAE, from the coding sequence ATGTTGACTACGTTCCCCATGTTGCTGATACGACTCTGCATTCTGCTGCTCGTGCCAACTTTGTGTAGGGGCAGCAGGATCCTGGTGGTGCCTGTTGATGGCAGCCACTGGGTCAACATGGAGGTGATGCTGCGAGAGCTACACTCCAGAGGCCACAACATCACAGTGCTGCGTTCTGCCAAGAGCTGGTACATCCCCAGTAACTCTTCCATTTATACTTCAATTAATGTACACATGCTGGAGGATGAGTCAAACCGGGACTCCTTCATTACGTTGATTAACGATGTTATGGAATGTCGCAGATCCCTGACTTTTACACGAACCTTCTGCCAGCAGCACTTGCTCACATCCTTAATGTGGAACGCCCATCACATAATTGCCAGATCTATTTCTTTAATGTTGGATGACCCTGTTTTTATTAAGAAGCTGCAGGACGCCCGTTTTGATTTGATGTTAACAGACCCTGCTCTGAATATGGGAGTTTTTCTGGGTAGTTACCTCAAATTGCCGATGGTTTTCAATGTGCGCTGGATTAACACAGGGGAGGGTCATTTTACCATAGCACCCTCTCCTGTCTCCTATGTCCCTGTAACAACAAGTGAACTTGCTGACCAGATGGGCTTTATGGAAAGGACCAAGAACATGTTACATTATCTCCACAGTGTTGTTGAACAGCACTTTCTTGTTAGCCCTGCCTACTCCGATCTGCTCCAGCGGCACTTCCCTCCTGGAACCGATGTGTTGTCTTTGCAGCGTGCGGCTGATATCTGGCTTGTGAGGACGGATTTTGTCTTCGAGTTCCCTCGGCCCACGATGCCCAATGTTTTCTACATTGGAGGTTTCCAATGCAAAAAGGCCAAACCCCTCCCTGCTGAGCTGGAGGCCTTTATGGAGAGCTCTGGAGACCATGGGGTGGTGGTCATGTCTTTGGGCACGCTAATATCAGCCCTGCCTCCTGAGGTCACAGAGGCcattgctgctgcttttgctcAGATCCCTCAAAAGGTGGTGTGGAAGTTTCTGGGTGAAAGGCCAGCATCCTTGGGGAACAACACCTTGTTAGTAAACTGGCTGCCTCAGAACGACCTCCTGGGACACCCTAAGACTCGCGCCTTCGTAGCTCATGGAGGTACCAATGGAGTATACGAGGCCATCTACCACGGCGTTCCTGTGTTAGGCCTGCCACTCCTCTTTGACCAGTTTGACAACCTGCTGCGGTTAAAGATGCGTGGGGCAGCTCGGGTGGTGGAGGCCAAATCACTGACTAAAGAAGAGTTCCTGGAGGCTCTAAAGGACATCCTGGAGACTCCTTCGTACCGTAAGAACATGCAACATCTTTCCCATCTACACCACGATCAGCCAGTGTCTCCTATGGACACTGCCATCTTCTGGATTGAGTACGTCATCAGGAACAAGGGAGCAGCCCATCTACGGTCAGCCGGTTTCAATCTGCCTTGGTACTCCTACTTCAACCTGGATGTGGCTGTTTTCATCATGGGCCTTGTGGGAGCCTTTTTCtggattttagttttagtctGTAGGATCCTCTGCTGTGGAGGGttcaggagaaaaataaaagcagagtaa
- the si:dkey-165a24.9 gene encoding G-protein coupled receptor 4, translated as MGILSPTHHPMSLNACLSEVTSGYACQVFNRDMSNDSCNLPLDTDTFGLTCIYGLIFSIGLPSNLLSLWGLYQLGRSGGGGCQLVYILNLLLSDLLQLLTLPLWIIYLQQTHRWPYGQLTCELVGYVFYVNVYASVMFLCLIALDRCLAIVYPLSSRRVRTVRVAAVSGVAVWTLTFLFCLSGLLPSVFVSDRLLCLEQYPVSPRYAHFKIATVALGFLLPCAILGYTSAHIGVTLRRSPSLSDHERHKIVGILVIITINFIVVFGPYHLVGGYRFVSLLLTDEACGLERSIFLTYRLCYGLTSLNTLLDPLFYIFLCPDARLELQRSLPCLGRGQNTRKKMKLSTRSHPDTQRESEPGPNNHVAIQLGSN; from the exons ATGGGTATTTTATCACCAACTCATCATCCGATGAGTCTCAATGCATGTCTGAGTGAGGTCACCTCTGGTTATGCATGTCAGGTGTTCAACAGAGACAtgtccaatgacagctgcaACCTCCCCctggacacagacacattcgGCCTGACATGTATCTATGGCCTGATCTTTTCTATAGGTCTCCCTAGTAACCTACTGTCACTATGGGGACTGTATCAACTAGGTCGCTCTGGTGGGGGTGGTTGCCAGTTGGTCTACATCCTcaacctgctgctgtcagacctCCTCCAGCTGCTCACCCTTCCACTGTGGATTATTTACCTGCAGCAAACGCACCGCTGGCCCTACGGCCAGTTGACCTGTGAGCTTGTTGGCTACgtgttttatgtaaatgtcTATGCCAGTGTCATGTTCTTGTGCCTGATAGCTCTGGACCGCTGCCTGGCCATTGTGTACCCACTGAGCAGCCGCAGGGTGCGGACCGTAAGGGTGGCAGCAGTGTCAGGTGTAGCGGTCTGGACCCTCACCTTCCTGTTCTGCCTGAGTGGGCTGCTGCCATCGGTGTTTGTTTCTGACAGACTGCTCTGTTTGGAGCAGTACCCCGTCAGCCCAAGATATGCCCACTTCAAGATCGCTACCGTGGCCCTCGGCTTCCTGCTCCCATGTGCCATACTAGG TTATACCTCAGCCCACATTGGGGTGACGCTCCGACGATCTCCTTCCCTCTCTGACCATGAGCGACACAAAATTGTAGGCATCCTGGTCATCATCACCATAAACTTCATTGTTGTGTTTGGGCCCTACCACCTCGTGGGTGGGTACAGGTTTGTGTCCTTGCTGCTGACCGATGAGGCATGTGGATTGGAGCGATCCATTTTCCTCACTTATCGACTGTGCTATGGTCTGACCAGCCTCAACACCCTGCTGGATCCTCTCTTCTACATCTTCCTGTGCCCTGATGCCAGACTGGAGCTACAAAGGTCCCTACCCTGTTTGGGAAGGGGCCAAAACACCCgcaaaaaaatgaaactcaGTACGAGATCTCACCCAGACACTCAAAGAGAAAGTGAACCTGGACCTAATAATCATGTAGCAATACAACTTGGATCAAATTGA
- the LOC137137456 gene encoding prostaglandin D2 receptor 2-like, with product MVYCPTSYNITFSPSNHTVGMSSMKVFTIFLHGLFSSIGILENLLIVAVVGFRVRRSIISIWILNLASSDLLATAFLPFFTIYMANGDTWIFGATFCRMYSSVFFLNMFVSAFLLAAISMDRCLVVVKPVWAQNYRNIQLVSRICVVIWGMAVVCTIPFYMFRDAIPLPTGRVLCYYNYARYLPSEPYNLGSVCTHRKQALVFIKLFLAFLIPLLIIILSYAVVNANLARRGCRRPFRFVRLVIAVVVTFILCWAPYHFFIVLEVMAPNDHHVQGFVIKALPVAASIGFFNSVLNPILYVFSCADLCKKIRLSLGAVMESVLAEDLAELSRRRSTVRSSVSNSEVMLKQRKSLKTEDTQVESLANST from the coding sequence ATGGTGTACTGTCCTACCAGCTACAATATCACCTTTAGCCCGTCAAACCACACAGTCGGGATGAGCTCTATGAAAGTTTTTACCATTTTCCTCCATGGCCTGTTTTCATCCATTGGCATCTTGGAAAACCTCCTCATCGTTGCAGTGGTGGGCTTCCGTGTTCGCCGCTCTATCATCAGCATCTGGATCCTGAACCTCGCATCTTCTGACCTGTTGGCCACTGCTTTCTTGCCCTTTTTCACCATCTACATGGCAAACGGTGACACCTGGATATTTGGTGCGACCTTCTGCCGCATGTATTCCTCCGTCTTCTTTCTCAACATGTTTGTCAGTGCCTTCCTGCTGGCTGCCATCTCTATGGACCGCTGCCTGGTGGTGGTGAAGCCTGTTTGGGCACAAAACTATAGGAACATCCAACTAGTGAGCAGGATTTGTGTGGTGATTTGGGGGATGGCTGTTGTTTGCACAATCCCTTTCTACATGTTTCGTGATGCCATTCCATTACCCACTGGACGAGTTCTGTGTTACTACAATTATGCCCGATACCTTCCTAGTGAGCCATATAACCTGGGAAGTGTATGCACGCATCGTAAACAAGCCTTGGTTTTCATTAAGCTTTTTCTGGCCTTCCTAATCCCTCTACTAATCATCATCCTTAGCTATGCTGTCGTAAATGCTAACTTAGCACGCAGAGGCTGCAGACGCCCTTTTCGTTTTGTTAGGCTTGTCATAGCCGTAGTGGTGACCTTTATACTCTGCTGGGCTCCGTACCACTTCTTCATTGTCCTGGAGGTGATGGCTCCTAATGACCATCACGTTCAGGGATTTGTCATCAAGGCCCTCCCAGTTGCAGCATCCATTGGCTTCTTTAATAGTGTGCTTAACCCCATTCTGTATGTGTTTAGCTGCGCCGACCTCTGTAAAAAGATTAGATTATCTCTGGGTGCTGTGATGGAGAGCGTTCTAGCTGAAGATCTGGCAGAGCTGTCTCGGCGTCGTAGCACTGTTCGCAGCTCTGTTAGCAACTCTGAGGTTATGTTGAAGCAGAGGAAATCCCTGAAAACAGAGGACACGCAGGTTGAAAGTCTTGCTAATTCAACATAA